From Calothrix sp. PCC 6303, a single genomic window includes:
- a CDS encoding glycosyltransferase family 4 protein: MKIFFLDQSGKPGGAELCLIDIAKPYQDNCLVGLFADGSFKNLLEENQIPVEILTNNQIQVRKESNLAQGLGSITQLLPLIQKVAKIARNYDLIYANTQKALVVGALASFISRRPLVYHLHDILSPAHFSKTNRMIAVNLANKFASLIIANSLASKDAFIAAGGNPKLTEVVYNGFDSQLYQIDPFETNTLRDNLEITDKFVVGHFSRLSPWKGQHILIEALVKSPPQVIILLVGDALFGEKDYVDKLHQQVAKLGLENRVKFLGFRDDIPQLMAACNLIAHTSTAPEPFGRVIVEAMLSAKPVIAAKAGGAVELIEPGIDGFLVTPGEPEELAQVITSCVENPDTTNQLAISAKQNASKRFDVSIINQQIAKLLQQFSSN, from the coding sequence ATGAAAATATTCTTCTTAGATCAAAGCGGTAAACCAGGAGGTGCCGAATTATGCCTAATAGACATTGCTAAACCATATCAAGATAATTGTCTGGTTGGTTTGTTCGCTGATGGTTCCTTCAAAAATCTCCTAGAAGAAAATCAAATTCCTGTTGAAATTTTAACTAACAATCAAATTCAAGTTCGCAAAGAAAGCAACTTAGCACAGGGTTTAGGAAGTATCACCCAGCTTTTACCATTAATCCAAAAAGTTGCCAAAATCGCCCGTAACTATGATTTAATTTATGCCAACACCCAAAAAGCTTTAGTTGTTGGTGCTTTAGCAAGTTTTATTAGTCGTCGCCCTTTAGTTTATCATCTCCATGATATTCTTTCTCCCGCACACTTTAGCAAAACTAACCGAATGATTGCGGTGAATTTAGCAAATAAATTCGCATCATTAATTATTGCTAATTCCCTAGCAAGTAAAGATGCATTTATTGCTGCTGGAGGTAATCCCAAACTTACCGAAGTCGTATACAACGGCTTTGACTCACAACTATATCAAATTGACCCATTTGAAACTAATACATTACGCGACAACTTAGAAATTACAGATAAATTTGTCGTGGGACACTTCAGCCGTCTTTCACCATGGAAAGGACAACATATACTCATAGAAGCCTTAGTTAAATCACCTCCACAAGTCATCATTCTTTTAGTTGGTGATGCCTTATTTGGGGAGAAAGATTATGTTGATAAATTACACCAACAAGTTGCAAAACTCGGTTTAGAAAATAGAGTCAAATTTTTAGGATTTCGTGATGATATTCCCCAATTAATGGCAGCATGTAATCTGATTGCCCACACATCTACAGCCCCCGAACCCTTTGGTAGAGTGATAGTAGAAGCAATGCTATCTGCTAAACCTGTGATTGCAGCCAAAGCAGGTGGAGCAGTAGAATTAATTGAACCTGGTATAGATGGCTTTTTAGTCACACCCGGAGAACCGGAAGAACTCGCACAAGTCATAACAAGCTGTGTTGAAAACCCAGATACTACTAATCAACTAGCAATCAGCGCTAAACAAAATGCCAGCAAAAGATTTGATGTTTCTATTATTAATCAACAAATCGCAAAATTATTACAGCAGTTTTCATCTAATTGA
- the mnmE gene encoding tRNA uridine-5-carboxymethylaminomethyl(34) synthesis GTPase MnmE, whose translation MPETFATTGTIAAIATAIVPQQGSVGIVRLSGMEAVNIATKLFQTPGKQIWESHRILYGYIRHPQTQVVVDEALLLLMKAPRSYTREDVVEFHCHGGIMAVQHVLKLCLEGGARLAQPGEFTLRAFLNGRIDLSQAESIADLVGAKSPQAAQTALAGLQGKLAQPIRELRSRCLDLLAEIEARIDFEDDLPPLDYKYVMAEFAAITAAINGILATADRGELLRTGLKVAIVGRPNVGKSSLLNAWSRSDRAIVTPLPGTTRDVVESQLVVGGIPIQVLDTAGIRETDDTVEKIGVMRSQKAADSADLVLLTIDASQGWTVEDGEIYTKVNHRPLILVINKIDLALPENVNYPPEIQDTVETAAAVNKGIDALEIAILKKVQLGKVQAADLDFAINQRQAAALVKAQISLQQTQVTIEQNLPLDFWTIDLRDAIYALGEITGEEVTESVLERIFARFCIGK comes from the coding sequence ATGCCAGAAACTTTTGCAACTACAGGGACTATCGCCGCTATTGCCACTGCTATTGTGCCTCAACAAGGTAGTGTGGGAATTGTGCGGTTATCAGGAATGGAAGCTGTAAATATTGCCACTAAGTTATTTCAGACCCCAGGAAAGCAGATTTGGGAAAGTCACCGGATTCTCTACGGGTATATCCGTCATCCCCAAACCCAAGTTGTGGTGGATGAAGCGCTGTTATTGTTGATGAAAGCACCTCGTTCCTATACCCGTGAAGATGTGGTGGAATTCCACTGCCATGGGGGAATTATGGCTGTGCAGCACGTACTAAAATTGTGCTTGGAAGGTGGCGCTCGTCTCGCACAGCCAGGTGAATTTACGCTACGAGCCTTTTTAAATGGACGCATAGATTTATCACAGGCTGAGAGCATTGCTGACTTGGTGGGGGCAAAATCTCCCCAAGCTGCTCAAACAGCTTTGGCTGGGTTGCAGGGAAAACTTGCTCAACCAATTCGAGAGTTGCGTAGTCGATGTTTAGATCTTTTGGCAGAAATTGAAGCAAGAATTGATTTTGAAGATGATTTACCACCGTTAGATTACAAGTATGTCATGGCGGAGTTTGCTGCAATTACGGCGGCAATCAATGGGATTCTGGCAACAGCAGATCGGGGAGAATTGCTGAGAACAGGTTTGAAAGTGGCAATTGTGGGTCGTCCGAATGTGGGAAAATCCAGTTTATTGAATGCTTGGAGCCGAAGCGATCGCGCAATCGTTACACCCCTACCAGGAACTACCCGCGATGTGGTGGAATCACAATTGGTGGTGGGGGGAATTCCGATTCAGGTGTTGGATACAGCTGGGATTCGGGAAACCGACGATACAGTAGAGAAAATTGGAGTTATGCGATCGCAAAAAGCAGCGGACTCCGCAGATTTGGTGCTATTAACTATTGATGCTTCCCAAGGTTGGACAGTGGAGGATGGGGAAATTTACACCAAGGTAAACCACCGTCCCCTAATTTTGGTAATTAATAAAATCGACTTAGCATTACCGGAAAATGTCAATTATCCCCCAGAAATTCAAGATACTGTCGAAACTGCCGCAGCTGTAAATAAAGGAATTGACGCTTTGGAAATAGCAATTTTAAAGAAGGTACAGTTAGGAAAAGTTCAAGCCGCAGATTTGGATTTTGCTATTAACCAACGTCAAGCAGCAGCATTAGTTAAAGCTCAAATATCTTTGCAACAAACACAGGTGACTATTGAGCAGAATTTGCCCCTGGATTTTTGGACTATTGATTTACGAGATGCCATTTATGCATTGGGAGAAATAACTGGGGAAGAGGTGACAGAATCAGTTTTAGAGCGGATTTTTGCCCGGTTTTGTATTGGCAAATAA
- a CDS encoding glycosyltransferase — protein MKLSVIVPCFNAEDTIAVQLEALANQQWLEPWEVIVADNGSTDNTIAIAQRYQHRIANFRIVDASAKAGPSYARNLGAKAAYSESLAFCDADDQVAPGWVAAMGMALVQYEFVAGRNNNIKLNDQVTLKNHGLPETTGVTFDHPYLPVVISSNMGVKRSLHEKIGGFDEGFLMIEDIDYAWRLQEAGHHVCEIPDAIVHYRLRKDFKAICDHAWKVGIYEALLYKKRHNYPLPKQLMSWKTFIKVPIVFILELLRFKVRNKETMAEWIKVLAWRSGQLTGCLKFGFIPL, from the coding sequence ATGAAACTAAGTGTAATTGTGCCATGCTTCAACGCAGAAGATACGATTGCTGTACAATTAGAAGCCTTAGCTAATCAGCAATGGCTAGAACCTTGGGAAGTAATTGTTGCAGACAATGGTTCTACAGATAACACAATTGCGATCGCACAACGATATCAACACAGAATTGCTAATTTCCGTATCGTCGATGCATCTGCTAAAGCGGGACCCTCCTATGCTCGAAATTTGGGAGCAAAAGCCGCGTATAGTGAATCATTAGCATTTTGTGATGCAGATGATCAAGTTGCACCTGGTTGGGTTGCAGCTATGGGGATGGCGCTTGTTCAGTATGAATTTGTTGCTGGTCGGAATAATAACATCAAGTTAAATGATCAAGTTACCCTTAAAAATCACGGACTCCCCGAAACTACAGGTGTTACTTTTGACCATCCCTACTTACCAGTCGTGATTAGTAGTAATATGGGAGTTAAGCGATCGCTCCACGAAAAGATTGGTGGATTTGACGAAGGGTTCCTCATGATTGAAGATATTGATTATGCTTGGCGGCTTCAAGAAGCTGGACATCATGTCTGTGAAATCCCTGATGCCATAGTTCATTATCGTTTACGAAAAGACTTCAAAGCGATTTGCGACCACGCTTGGAAAGTCGGTATTTACGAAGCTCTGTTGTATAAAAAACGCCATAATTATCCCTTGCCAAAACAACTAATGTCGTGGAAAACTTTCATTAAAGTACCAATCGTCTTCATTCTAGAACTATTACGTTTCAAAGTTCGCAATAAAGAAACTATGGCAGAATGGATCAAAGTATTAGCATGGCGTTCTGGTCAGTTAACAGGTTGTTTAAAATTTGGATTTATACCTCTTTAA
- a CDS encoding DUF362 domain-containing protein, with the protein MSSSVSLIRATSYESEALRESLETLLEPLGGITAFVKPGNRVLLKPNLLTGARPTKECTTRPELVYAVAQMVIAAGGKPFLGDSPAFGSAMGVAIANGYKPIIDELQLPIIDFHGQRYQTINAEFTHLLLSKEAMEADVIINLPKVKSHVQLVVTLGTKNLFGCVPGKMKAWWHMEAGKDVNRFGNMLVETARSIDPDLTIIDGIIAHQGNGPSNGEPRHLGVLGASTDVFALDRAMVEILNVPPEEVPTVAASMRLGLLGNLTDIHFPHLRPDLLQIDDWQLPDKYMPIDFGMPRVIKSTFKHIYIRFIKERIKAYGKG; encoded by the coding sequence ATGTCATCCTCTGTCAGTTTAATTCGTGCAACTTCCTATGAATCTGAAGCACTACGAGAATCCCTAGAGACACTCTTAGAACCTTTAGGAGGAATTACAGCATTCGTCAAACCAGGAAACCGAGTTCTCCTCAAGCCGAATTTACTGACAGGAGCGCGTCCTACTAAAGAATGTACCACGCGCCCAGAGTTGGTATATGCAGTAGCACAGATGGTAATAGCAGCTGGTGGTAAGCCTTTTTTGGGAGATAGCCCAGCATTTGGGAGTGCGATGGGAGTAGCGATCGCAAACGGCTACAAACCCATAATAGACGAACTTCAACTACCAATTATTGATTTTCACGGTCAACGCTACCAAACCATCAACGCCGAATTTACGCATCTATTGCTGTCTAAAGAAGCAATGGAAGCTGATGTAATCATAAATTTACCAAAAGTTAAATCCCATGTGCAACTAGTAGTCACCTTAGGTACAAAAAATCTATTTGGCTGTGTTCCCGGTAAAATGAAAGCCTGGTGGCACATGGAAGCTGGAAAAGATGTCAACCGCTTCGGAAACATGCTAGTGGAAACAGCACGCTCCATCGATCCAGATTTAACCATCATTGATGGTATCATCGCCCATCAAGGCAACGGACCAAGTAACGGAGAACCCCGTCATCTCGGCGTTTTAGGCGCATCTACAGATGTATTTGCCCTGGATAGAGCGATGGTAGAAATACTCAATGTTCCCCCAGAAGAAGTTCCCACAGTCGCTGCATCAATGCGGTTGGGATTGTTAGGAAACCTGACAGATATTCATTTCCCCCATTTACGTCCAGATTTATTACAAATAGACGATTGGCAACTACCCGATAAGTATATGCCCATCGACTTTGGAATGCCCCGTGTAATCAAATCCACCTTCAAACATATTTACATTCGCTTTATCAAAGAACGCATTAAAGCATATGGGAAAGGTTGA
- a CDS encoding inorganic diphosphatase produces the protein MDLSRIPAQPKPGIINVLIEITGGSKNKYEFDKDLNAFALDRVLYSSVKYPYDYGFVPNTLADDGDPLDGMVIMDEPTFPGCVIAARPIGMLEMIDGGDRDEKILCVPAKDPRYADVKTLKDLPQHRLDEIAEFFRSYKNLEKKVTEILGWQDVDKVQPLVDQCIAAFK, from the coding sequence GTGGATTTATCCCGTATTCCTGCCCAGCCCAAGCCAGGTATAATCAATGTTCTGATTGAAATTACAGGCGGGAGCAAAAATAAATATGAATTTGACAAAGATCTAAATGCATTCGCCCTCGACCGAGTGCTATACTCATCTGTCAAATATCCCTATGACTATGGATTTGTGCCGAATACATTAGCAGATGACGGCGATCCTTTGGATGGAATGGTAATTATGGATGAGCCAACCTTTCCAGGATGCGTGATTGCTGCTAGACCAATTGGTATGCTAGAGATGATTGACGGAGGCGATCGTGATGAAAAAATTCTTTGCGTGCCCGCAAAGGATCCACGTTATGCTGATGTAAAGACTCTCAAAGACTTACCACAGCACCGTTTGGATGAAATCGCCGAGTTTTTCCGCTCTTACAAAAATTTGGAAAAGAAGGTGACTGAAATTCTTGGTTGGCAGGATGTGGATAAAGTGCAACCATTGGTAGACCAGTGTATTGCAGCTTTCAAATAA
- a CDS encoding glycosyltransferase family 4 protein, with protein sequence MGLGWFPKTPGGLERYVYDLTHTLAANHDRVELCGIDLPEVESNYPIKLTNLASANDSILQRFWSCRNNFRKTRGEKPDAINLHFALYSFPIMDILPKDVPITFNFHGPWVSESEQEVNQQKLSNFFKKWLVEKRTYQKCDRFIVLSQAFGKILHQQYEIPEEKIHVIPGGVDTQKFAPRLSAQEARSRLNFPLDRPILFTSRRLVNRVGIDKLLNAIALIKPRIPDVWLAIGGRGPLEAALQQQTKELGLENNVKFIGFLPDEDLPIAYQAADFSVMPSQAFEGFGLALVESLASGTPVICTPVGGMPEIVQQFSPELITSSRSENAIAQTLEDALLGKINIPSRSECRDYTTTNFNWDKIAQQVRTVLLSK encoded by the coding sequence ATGGGTTTGGGTTGGTTTCCCAAGACTCCAGGTGGATTAGAACGTTATGTATACGATTTAACTCATACATTAGCAGCAAATCACGACCGGGTTGAGTTGTGTGGAATTGATTTACCCGAAGTTGAATCAAATTACCCAATCAAGTTAACAAACTTAGCATCTGCAAACGACAGTATTTTACAGCGATTTTGGTCATGTAGAAATAACTTTCGTAAAACAAGAGGGGAAAAGCCTGATGCGATAAATTTGCATTTTGCACTTTATAGCTTCCCAATTATGGATATTTTGCCCAAAGATGTGCCAATTACCTTCAATTTTCATGGTCCTTGGGTATCGGAAAGTGAGCAAGAAGTTAATCAACAAAAACTGAGTAATTTTTTCAAAAAGTGGTTGGTTGAAAAAAGAACATATCAAAAATGCGATCGCTTTATTGTTTTAAGCCAAGCTTTTGGTAAAATTCTCCACCAACAGTATGAAATTCCCGAAGAGAAAATTCATGTCATCCCTGGTGGTGTGGATACCCAAAAATTTGCCCCCCGTTTATCAGCACAAGAAGCCCGCAGCAGGTTAAACTTTCCTTTAGATCGTCCCATTCTTTTTACTTCTCGTCGTTTGGTAAACCGTGTGGGAATCGATAAATTACTCAATGCGATCGCTTTAATTAAACCTAGGATACCCGATGTTTGGCTAGCAATCGGCGGACGTGGACCTTTAGAAGCAGCATTACAACAACAAACCAAAGAGTTGGGATTGGAAAATAACGTCAAATTTATCGGTTTTCTTCCCGATGAAGATTTACCCATAGCATATCAAGCAGCAGACTTCAGTGTCATGCCTAGTCAAGCATTTGAAGGATTTGGATTAGCATTAGTTGAATCCTTAGCTTCCGGAACTCCGGTGATTTGTACACCAGTTGGGGGAATGCCAGAAATCGTACAACAATTTTCACCCGAATTAATTACTAGTTCTCGGAGTGAAAACGCGATCGCGCAAACTCTCGAAGATGCATTATTAGGTAAAATCAATATACCTTCCCGCAGCGAATGTAGAGATTACACCACCACCAATTTTAATTGGGATAAAATAGCTCAACAAGTCAGAACTGTTCTTTTGAGTAAGTAG
- the panD gene encoding aspartate 1-decarboxylase: MQRTLLLSKIHNCTLTGANLQYVGSISIDVLLMEKAGILAFEQVQVVNNMNGERFVTYAIPAAANSGIIELNGAAARLGIPGDRLIIMTYGQLVSDELLNYSPTVVIVDEKNQILEVRRYDDLLSQTKM; this comes from the coding sequence ATGCAGCGTACGCTCCTTCTTAGTAAAATTCACAACTGTACCCTCACAGGGGCAAACCTACAATATGTGGGTAGTATTAGCATTGATGTGTTACTGATGGAAAAAGCTGGTATTTTGGCTTTTGAGCAGGTACAAGTCGTAAACAACATGAACGGTGAGCGTTTTGTTACATATGCAATTCCAGCAGCAGCCAACTCTGGGATAATTGAGTTAAATGGGGCAGCAGCACGTTTAGGCATTCCAGGCGATCGCTTGATTATAATGACATACGGGCAACTTGTAAGTGATGAGTTACTTAATTACTCACCAACAGTTGTTATCGTAGATGAAAAGAACCAAATCTTAGAAGTTCGTCGTTATGATGACTTGCTCAGTCAGACTAAAATGTAA
- a CDS encoding NHL repeat containing protein: MLNPHKIGNLLKNSRKLISSFFCGLLLSIFVAACFTPSGVSAITYKTSWIGNSFGADNKWVQIRVMGMHVAADGTVYTNSDWDEAGREVGFYRDGKVVGKAEDLHGWGRSGGVAIAADAKYIYLSMKHDRVGNAPKDEDYPPDKVNWHCVRRYDLSGKPAPFPGGRGHDKSMLIVSEKNEVTGIAVASTEMYVSEGGANKVYVYDKNTMKLLRSFAVPNPQEIAIDKKAELWVAQGKKGATPGKVLHYTKDGKQLSGTINEALEPSAIAFDNQGRLLVADNSQRQQILIYNISNKPSLVSTLGVKGGVFSGTPGEVGDLKFSGITGVGSDRNGNIYVANNGFNSSGTDIRKFSPAGKMQWRLLGLHFLDNADVDPSSDGSSVFTKEERFVMDYSKPPGQQWKYQGYTLNPFKYPQDPRLTRPYDATVMRRIQGKQLMFLNDMYGGSLLVYRFNKATDGEIAIPSTWFVGSRENNKPAIDGNYPPSQPASGEWIWRDQNGNGTFEANEYDRSQDHPYIGGWWVDSKGDIWKALRTQDGVGIRRYRFGGFDKYGNPIYSYKAMEKQKHPSMFTDLRRIEYFPETDTMYLSGFTKETPAINQDYSKSIGSEIARFDNWSKGNRNPSWRIVLPTDSSAPPEVLPPAAMSVAGDYVFVTTVKTWEVYVYETKTGKLVQKLKPGTEVSGELGWVDIAYGIRAFRRSNGEYLVFVEEDFKGKVIMYQLKK, from the coding sequence ATGCTAAACCCCCACAAGATAGGGAATTTACTAAAAAATAGCCGTAAATTGATATCGTCATTTTTTTGCGGATTACTATTATCTATTTTCGTAGCTGCATGTTTTACGCCCAGTGGAGTATCTGCAATTACCTATAAAACTTCCTGGATTGGTAATAGCTTCGGTGCAGACAATAAATGGGTACAAATCCGAGTCATGGGAATGCATGTGGCAGCGGATGGAACTGTTTATACCAATAGTGATTGGGATGAAGCAGGTAGGGAAGTGGGATTTTATCGAGATGGGAAGGTAGTCGGAAAAGCCGAGGATTTACATGGTTGGGGACGTTCGGGTGGTGTTGCGATCGCAGCCGACGCTAAATATATATACTTGTCAATGAAACATGATCGAGTCGGGAATGCACCGAAGGATGAAGATTATCCACCCGATAAAGTAAATTGGCATTGTGTACGACGTTACGATTTATCGGGTAAACCTGCACCATTTCCTGGCGGCAGAGGTCACGACAAGAGTATGCTCATTGTGAGCGAGAAGAACGAAGTTACCGGGATTGCAGTCGCCTCAACTGAGATGTATGTCAGTGAAGGTGGTGCAAACAAGGTTTATGTGTATGATAAAAATACAATGAAACTGCTGCGTAGCTTTGCGGTTCCCAATCCTCAAGAAATTGCCATTGACAAAAAAGCAGAACTATGGGTAGCTCAAGGGAAAAAAGGTGCGACCCCAGGAAAAGTTTTACATTACACCAAAGATGGTAAACAATTATCTGGAACCATAAATGAAGCTTTGGAACCCAGTGCGATCGCATTCGATAACCAAGGTAGACTTTTGGTTGCTGACAACAGCCAACGTCAACAGATTTTAATTTACAACATCAGCAATAAACCCAGCTTAGTATCAACCTTGGGTGTCAAAGGTGGAGTTTTTAGCGGTACCCCTGGTGAAGTTGGTGATTTGAAGTTTTCTGGCATCACCGGAGTGGGAAGCGATCGCAATGGTAATATATACGTTGCCAATAATGGTTTTAATAGTTCGGGTACAGACATCCGGAAATTTTCCCCCGCTGGAAAAATGCAATGGCGTTTACTAGGGTTGCATTTCCTGGATAATGCAGATGTTGATCCTAGTAGCGACGGTTCCAGCGTCTTCACTAAAGAAGAACGGTTTGTGATGGATTACAGCAAACCCCCAGGACAACAGTGGAAATATCAAGGTTACACCCTCAACCCCTTTAAATATCCCCAAGATCCTCGCTTAACTAGACCGTATGATGCCACAGTTATGCGGCGCATCCAAGGAAAACAATTGATGTTCCTCAACGACATGTATGGTGGAAGTCTACTAGTTTATCGCTTCAACAAAGCCACAGATGGAGAAATTGCCATACCATCTACTTGGTTTGTGGGTTCCCGTGAAAATAACAAACCTGCAATTGACGGGAATTATCCCCCCTCCCAACCTGCATCTGGGGAGTGGATTTGGCGAGATCAAAATGGCAACGGTACTTTTGAAGCCAACGAATACGATCGTAGTCAAGACCATCCCTATATTGGCGGTTGGTGGGTCGATAGTAAAGGGGATATTTGGAAAGCTTTACGAACTCAAGATGGTGTCGGTATTCGTCGCTACCGCTTTGGTGGATTTGACAAATATGGGAACCCCATTTACAGCTACAAAGCTATGGAAAAACAGAAACATCCTAGTATGTTTACTGATTTACGACGTATCGAATATTTTCCCGAAACCGACACGATGTATCTATCGGGATTTACCAAAGAAACACCAGCCATTAACCAAGATTATTCTAAGTCCATTGGTTCAGAAATTGCCCGTTTCGACAACTGGAGTAAAGGTAATCGTAACCCTAGTTGGCGGATTGTTTTACCAACAGATAGCAGCGCACCACCAGAAGTTCTCCCCCCAGCAGCGATGAGTGTAGCGGGAGATTATGTATTTGTGACAACAGTGAAAACTTGGGAAGTGTATGTTTACGAGACTAAAACTGGAAAACTAGTACAGAAATTAAAACCAGGTACAGAAGTTTCTGGGGAACTAGGTTGGGTAGATATTGCCTATGGAATTCGCGCTTTCCGTCGTTCTAATGGTGAATATTTGGTTTTTGTGGAGGAAGATTTTAAAGGTAAAGTGATTATGTATCAGTTGAAAAAATAA
- a CDS encoding MBL fold metallo-hydrolase, which yields MSNFDPSVPQTYQPPTDPHKLSNQDKDFVVQFWGVRGLIATPGSNTSRYGGNTACVEIYVAGKRLIFDGGTGLRCLGKEWEKRQTTLEAHLFFTNSQSNRLQGFPFFAPAFIGDNTFHIYGIAATNGASIKQCLGDQMLQPNFPFPLQIMQSELQFYNLLPNQALKIDDVTITTALINQNQKSLGYRVSWQDFNIAYVTDLSACSDESEIADISKLIAGVDLLIANAAYTALTPRSQQETEFYWQTAVDLASTVGVKRLIVSHHHPDDRDELLDKMQIELKAAFPNALLAYEGLSLVVGEM from the coding sequence ATGTCAAACTTTGACCCATCAGTACCGCAAACCTACCAACCTCCCACTGATCCCCACAAGTTGTCAAACCAAGACAAAGATTTTGTCGTGCAATTTTGGGGAGTACGGGGTTTAATCGCTACCCCAGGTAGTAATACCAGCCGATATGGGGGAAATACCGCCTGCGTTGAGATTTACGTTGCCGGGAAACGCTTAATTTTTGATGGTGGTACAGGTTTGCGCTGTTTGGGTAAAGAATGGGAAAAGCGACAAACTACACTGGAAGCACATTTATTTTTCACCAATTCCCAGTCAAATCGACTTCAGGGTTTTCCGTTTTTTGCACCAGCTTTTATTGGGGATAATACTTTTCATATTTATGGAATTGCTGCAACAAATGGAGCATCAATTAAACAATGTCTTGGGGATCAGATGCTGCAACCCAATTTTCCTTTTCCTCTACAGATTATGCAGTCGGAATTGCAGTTTTATAATTTGCTCCCTAATCAAGCCCTCAAAATTGATGATGTGACAATTACAACAGCATTAATTAATCAAAATCAAAAATCACTGGGATACCGCGTAAGTTGGCAAGATTTCAACATTGCTTATGTAACAGATTTATCTGCATGTAGTGATGAGTCAGAAATTGCAGATATTTCTAAGTTAATTGCAGGTGTGGATTTATTAATTGCTAACGCAGCTTACACAGCGCTAACTCCTCGCAGTCAACAGGAAACCGAATTTTATTGGCAAACTGCTGTTGATTTGGCAAGTACCGTAGGGGTGAAGCGATTGATTGTTTCCCACCACCACCCAGACGATCGAGATGAATTATTAGATAAAATGCAAATAGAATTAAAAGCTGCCTTCCCAAATGCATTACTTGCCTATGAGGGTTTGTCGTTGGTTGTGGGGGAAATGTAA